The Portunus trituberculatus isolate SZX2019 chromosome 7, ASM1759143v1, whole genome shotgun sequence genome contains the following window.
gagagagaaaaaaaaaaattccaaaccACTTCATGGCAAAttcaaaaatacagaaaacagtttaaaatttttagtcttttaattatgttagTGTATTGCAGCATTGAGGGGGAAGGGAGTGATGGGGGGGGGGTGGTACGATGCGGCTCCCTGCGGTTGTTACCTGAGCGAGGGCAATTAGGAGACAGGTGAGGCTGCAGGGTGAGGGTAGGCAGGTCACGTGATCAGTTAGGTAAaggtcaggtggtggtgatggtggtggtggtggtggtggtagcaataataatgataaaagcaatAGTAGgattgataaagagagagagagagagagagagagagagagagagagagagagagagagagagagagagagagagagagagagagagagaggcagaaatcCTATAATGAGTCACGATAGAagcagaaaatgagaaggaaaagaaggagaaggaggaggaggaggaggaggaggaggaggaagaaaaagaaaataacaataataagaaaagaaacaaaaagaataagaaacaaaaaagaagaaaaagaaaaaaagaaaaagaaaaaaagaagaaacaaaaaagaagaagaagaagaagaagaaaaagatgaaaaaatagaagaagaagaagaaaaagaagaaatacttaCCCTACAACATTAGGAAGACTGTTGCTATCAAACACGGATtcctgcaaagagagagagagagagagagagagagagagagagagagagagagagagagagagatgatcatATTAGTAAAGTTTGTCTGTCATATATTGGTAGTTTTATACAtagattcagaaacgctcttctctctcaccacttctgttttcaaggccacagagatgattagcggggttttcaagagtttctccaattaatgatgaagaaatattgtcactcgATTTGTCTCAAGAACTGTAAAAATGACTTAAaaatgctcttctctctcaccacttctgttttcaaggccacagagatgattagcggggttttcaatagtgtatctccaattaataatgtagaaatcgtgtcactctgcctctacaattgtaaaaaacacttaaaaaaatgttcttctctctctctctctcaccacgtctaTTTTTCAAGGTGACAGAGATAACTATAGCGTAGTTTTGAAGAGTTTTCTCCAGTCAACAATGCAGAAATGTCATTATATGCCTCTATAACCATAAAAACTCTTAAGAAcgctttattctttcactataactattttccaaggccacagagaagagtATAGCGGggttgtcaagagtgtttctccagtttgataatgcagaaatcttgtcactctgcctctagaaacgtaaaagcaccttaaaaaacaaacaaactcgtGTCAACTTAAAtaaggccttttgaaatagtggaggtgaagcccgcaagtgtttgagaatataagccagtcagtcagtcagtcagtcagtcagtcagtcagtcaggcagtcaattAACGAGTCTTATATCTTAATTCACTACTCCATTGCATATCATAGAGTAGAATATTGAGGTTAAGTCTCTATCTCTGCATGTGACTTGAAAAACAGCTCGATAAACCccgcctttgagagagagagagagagagagagagagagagagagagagagagagagagacaacgcgACAATCTTTCATGCGTCAGCGAGAATGAATAATTTCTCTGTTCGACATTCACTTGAGCTGCCAGATGAACGATGTCATTGTACTGTACTACTCTTCTAAAGGTCGTTATgatcaatgaaagaaaagaaagctatattaaaaaaagaacttaccaaatataaataagtaacTATAAATAACTAAACTAATTACCATTGATATTTTAGGGTgaggttaaccctttcagtactgggacacatttttaccttgagatttgtgtaccattagaccattttattgacatttggaagggtgtatggaggtcagaagattaatggccacagtcttcactattttaatcccttcagtactgggacacatttttaccttgatatttgtgtacgataaaaccattttattgacatttggaagggtctatggaggtcagaagattaatggccacagtcttcactattttaatccctttcagtactgggacacatttttaccttgagatttgtgtacgattagaccattttattgacattaggaagggtctatggaggtcagaagattaatagccacagtcttcactattttaatcccttcagtactagggcacatttttaccttgagatttgtgtacgattagactattttatcgacatttggaagggtctatggaggtcagaagattaatagccacagtcttcactattttaatccccacgtgtttctgaagctgtatagaatcaccaaatagtcaccagaatgaatatggaaacgcgtcatggtactgaatgggttaatggtATAAATATTTTCTACGTCATATATTACTAAATTAATCTTTTGAACTGTACTattaagaaagtaaaagagagaaatctTACTTTACaatataagatagaaaaaatgaattagTAAGAAATAGAGttagacaaataaatgaataaataaatgcgtgtgtctgtatgtgtgtatgtatgaaaggCTGAcacgggggaaaaaaaattaccttacaatattagaaagaaaaaaaaatgaactagtaaaaaatagacagacaaataaatatatataaaaaaaaagaaaagaaatgcatgtgtctgtctgtatgtatgtataaaaggTTGGTGGGGAGAAATCTTACCTTACgatattataaagaaaaaaaaataattgaactagaatgaaataaacttaatagatgaaatagatagaaagatagataaaagaagtgcatgtatgtctgtctgtatgtgtgtatatgagaGGTTGGTGGGGAGAGATCTTACCTTATGATTAGCTTTCCTGAACTTCTCGATGTCAAAGCCTTCAATGACCATCTGTGAGGGAAATATACCTGGTTAGCTAATTAGAACGTGGGAAAGAAATATTTACCTGTGTGTTCCTTTGTTtgtcgtgtttgtgtgttacgaggaggaggaggaggaggaggaggaggaggaggaggaggaggaaagaatgaaggaatagagagagagagagaatgaaaagaacagaagtgaagaggaaattaaagaaaactgaaTTATAATaaccgcctcctcttcttcttcttcttcctcctcctcctcctcctcctcctcctcctcctccttctaaactCACTGTACTTATCTTCTATTGCCTATTTACTCACTTTTACCTCATTTAGtcacgtgagtgtgtgtgcgtgcgtgagtgagtgcttGAGttagcgtgagtgagtgagagcggGTGAGTACGTGCGTGAGTgagtatgtgtgcgtgcgtgcgtgagtgagtgtgtgtgtgtgtgtgtgtgtgtgtgtgtgtgtgtgtgtgtgtgtgtgtgggtaaccTTTAAATACCAAGTGTTTCagtataaggagggagagaaggagggggaggaaggaaggaagagaaaaggagggagagaagaagagacgagaatgtcagtgtgtgtgtgtgtgtgtgtgtgtgtgtgtgtgtgtgctctttcTCCACTActtactatacacacacacacacacacacacacacacacacacacacacactaacgttATGTTCGtgctgtaaaagaaaaaaaaaagttatttccgACTTGCCTTatttggactctctctctctctctctctctctctctctctctctctcaacatgtaAACGTGACCTTGGAGGCATTGACTGcacgaaaaaggaggaggaggaggaggaggaggaggaggaggaggaggaggaggaggaagaggaggaggaagaagagaaggaggaggatatggattATAGTATATGGTACCTTAGCTCtgagtgtttgtctctctctctctctctctctatctctctctctctctctctctctctctctctctctctctctctctctctgcttatctgtcctccatcttcccttcccttccttgtttaattactgtgtttaattctctctctctctctctctctctctctctctctctctctctcttacctccatATTTCTCCCTCCATATAcactttacctccctcccttccctccctccctccgtccctccctccttccttcctccctcccctccttcccctccttctctccttcccctccttccttcttacgaTGCAAAATTTACTGGTTATCGATCACTTCACCTAAATAACACTATCTAGAGGTCCCCGGGTGTTCAGAAGTGTTCCCCAGGTGTTCACAGGTGTCTATAGGTGTTCACTGGAATCAACAGGTGTTCACAGGTGTCCAAAGGTGTATACAGGTGTTATACTGGTGTTATAGAGGTGTACATAGGTGATTAAAGGTGTTTCCAGGTGTTCAAAGGTGTTCAAAGGTGTTCACTGGAGTTCATAGGTGTTCACAGGTGTCCAGAGATGTATACAGGTGTTATACAGGCATTTATAGGTGTACACAGGTGAATGCAGGTGTTTATAGGTGTTCTAGAGGTGATTAAAGGTGTTTCCAGATATCCAAAGGTGTTCACAGGTGTCCACAGGTGTTCACTTGAGTCCATAGGTGTTCACAGGTGTCCAAAGGTGTATACAGGTGTTATACAGGTATTAGAGGTGTCCACAGGTGTTCACAGGTGTCCAAAGGTGTATACAGGTGTTATACTGGTGTTATAGAGGTGTACACAGGTTATTAAAGGTGTTTCCAGGTGTTTCCAGGTGTTCAAAGGTGTTCACTTGAGTCCACAGGTGTTTATAGGTGTCCAAAGGTGTATACAGGTGTTATACAGACATTTAGAGATGTACACAGGTGAATGCAGGTGCTTATAGGTGTTCTAGAGGTGATTAAAGGTTCTTCCAGATGTTCCCAGGTGTTCAAAGGTGTTCACTGGAGTCCATAGGTGTTCACAGGTGCTCTGCAGGTGTTCACAGGTGTTGTACAGGTGTTCACAGGTGTTCTAGAGGTGTCCAAAGCTGTTTATTGGTGTTTACAGGTATTCTAGAGGTGTTGTCAGGTGGTGTCAGGTAATTAGGAGGTTACCTGTGCGTTTTCTCTAGTGTGTTGGGTTAATTGAACTTGCTGGGGTTGGAATAGggaaggtttagttaggttaggttaggttaggttaggtaggggggaggttaggttaggttagttaggttaggttaggttaggttaggtagggtaagattaagttaggttaggttaggttaggttaggttaggttaagactgGTTGGGGTTTAGTGAGGTTGGAGTAGGTTGGGTTACATTAGCAGTTAGGTCGGGAGAGTTAGAATTAAGTGGTGTTAAGTGAGGTTGTTAGGACAAGTGGTGTTGAGTGAGGTTGCTGTCATTATGTTACGTGAGGTTGAAGGATGAGGTTGGAGGGTGAGGTTGGAGGGTGAGGTTGGTCTGGTTGAGGTAATATTGATTTAATAATTCCTGTGTTATGAATCGATGCGTTTGTGAAATGTGGCacgctatgagagagagagagagagagagagagagaatagttttgtttacatatttaacttatggatctatttatctatctatccagtaAAGTTAACGTGAATAAAACACTGAGAtaacaaactgtgtgtgtgtgtgtgtgtgtgtgtgtgtgtgtgtgtgtgtgtgtgtgtttcactgtttgatgtggtgcattctctgacgagacagccagacgttaccctacagaacgagctcagagctcattgtttccgatcttgggataggtctgagaccaggcacacaccacacaccgggacaacaaggtcacaactcctcgatttacatcccgtacctactcactgctaggtgaacactgaacactgaacactgaacagtgaacagtgaacaggggctacacatcaaaggagacacacccaaatatctccaccaggccggggaatcgaaccccagtcctctggcttgtgtgtgtgtgtgtgtgtgtgtgtgtgtgtgtgtgtgtgtgtgtaattcacctcggtcgtctgctggtcacccagccagtcttccccattacggagcgaggtcagagctcatagagacatagaccgatcttcgggcaggacagagaccacaacacactccacacaccgggacagcgaggccacaacccctccactccagttacaccccctacctatttactgctacctcaacacacaacacacattaacacacaagcacatttgactcgccgcttaccggcattcgaacccggccctctcgattgtgagtcgagcgtgctataaccactacactacgcggtgtgtgtgtgtgtgtgtgtgtgtgtgtgtgagttccaAGAAAGGGATACCAATAAATTCCATGTACACTTAAAGGAGGATAATTATGtgcgtacgtacacacacacacacacacacacacacacacacacacacacacacacacacacacactctctctctctctctctctctctctctctctctctctctctctctctccaatatcttAAGTTTCTTGACCCCAattacctgacctgacctggtaaacaacacaaacaaacaaacaaacaaacaaacaaacaaaacaaacaaacaaccagAGACAcgtgtgagaaggaaggaagtagaattagagaaagaaaataaggaatgaacACAAGAAATTGacaatctgagagagagagagagagagagagagagagagagagagagagagagagagaaatagtttaGTAGTCAATaggtatggtctctctctctctctctctctctctctctctctctctctcagccttgacTTGTTCAGATCGTGTTTTATTTCTAGTGCAGTTGAAGGTCACGtgattggtaatggtggtggtggtggtggtggtggtggtgggggtaacCTTGACCATCCGTGACCTAATAAGACTCAGGGAAGGTCACATAACGAGTATCACGTGTCATTATTCATTATGTGTCACTggtccattagagagagagagagagagagagagagagagagagagagagagagagagagttgttaatAGATATGTAAAGTAATTTTCTAACTGCCaactaactattactactactactactactactactactaccactactaccactaccaccccaccaccaccaccaccacctactcacCGCCTTGTACTCCCACTCATCAGCATCATCCTTGGGCGGGGAGTTTTGCTTATCAGTCTCCCACGAAAATTTGAATGTCCTTTTTGATGCATTAGAGCCGCTGGAACTGCCATTAGCTTGTCCCGCggccttcccccttcctcttatgttcttcctcttcctcattggcGAGAGAAcaacttcctccctctcctgcttcttctcctcccgtccttcccctccccacatGTTCTTCCCAACGATACCGAGTGAGTCAAATGTTTTCTCCAGTTCGTCAATGTCCTCATCCAGCGCCTCATCCTTTTCCggtttcttttcgtctttccgCCAGCCGAAGAGACGaaatcccttcttttccttgcctttctcccCTTTAtcacctcccttcttctccttctccccttcctcatcaCTAGACTCGTGCACATCGTCTGCTTTATCAACCGTTTGCTCTCTACGTAAATTAAACCCaaatgttgtcttttttttagtcttgtccttcttctcttcctcgttttctatacGTGCCACACTTGTCCCGGCTTTAGGGGCATCTGGAGGGGCTGCAGGGGGCTTGGGCTTACTCTTAGCAGGGGCAGGAGGCGCGACAGGGGCAGGGGGGGCGACTGGAGCAGGGGTTTCGTCCTCGCCCTCCCACTGGTCGGTAGAGGTTGAGGAAAAGCTGTCAACTTCATCCTCGACTTCCTCTGGTTGGACGCCCTTAGCACTGCCggctcccattttctttacgtcATCTGCTGGGGGGGTGtggggtggtggttgtggttgtggttgtggttgtggtgttgtggtggtggtgcttgttgttgttgttgttgttgggttaaattgttgttgttattgtggttgtggtggttgctgtggtggtggtggtggtggttgtagtggttgtgggTTTtactattggtgttgttgttgtagtggtggtggtggtggtggtggtgctaaattgttggtgtgtggtgtggtggtggtggtagtggtggtggtggtggtggtggtggtggtgcttgttgttgttgttgttggggttaaattgttgttgttgttgttgttgtggtggtggtggtggtggtggtggtggtggtggtggtggtgcttgtcgTTTAGGGCTtggtttaattgttgttgttgttgttgttgttattgttgttgttattttcattattaagtttattttattctcatctttatctattttttttttcatttttatttcatttttatcacttccactgtttatgtttcttttcttttcactttttttccacacacttcattattatttcttttcccactTACTTtcgttcacattttcttttcttcctctccatcttcttatTTTATCACGTTTTCTGTCTCTCACCTTTCATTTCTAAGCgttcatgtttctctttctctttctcatcatcatttctcttcatttatcgtctttttccagtttatttcaatttatttcttatttttgttattttttggcttcaatttcgttttgtttagttcatttattccgttttctttttatttatctccggtttttttttttattattttttcgttttctttaatttatcttcgtttatcttcattttctttcatttatcttcatttttgttttgtctatctTCGTTATCTTTTCacacttcccattttctttcggtctctgttttccatttcacattattacgttttcttttcatctgcgttccattttcttcctttttcttctctatctgttGGAGTagaaagaaattattattattatttctattattatcattatcattattattattattattattattattattattgtagtagtagtagtagtagtaatagtagtagtagtagtagtgtgttaaTGTTATACTAAGTGGGAATATGGAtacgcattttctctctctctctctctctctctctctctctctctctctctctctctctctctcggttttcttctttttttatgattattgttgtttatctaACCCAAattcgtgcgtgtgtgcgtgtgtgtgtgtgtgcatgggcgTGTGTAATtatagaacagagagagagagagagagagagagagagagagagagagaaacactcaacacacaaatcaataacaacaacaattactactactactactactactactactactactactactactactactactactactactactactactactactactactactactactactactactactacctactactactactactactactactactactactactaccacgaccaccaccaccaccacaactacactTACATTCTAATGGTACAtgataaaaacgagagagagagagagagagagagagagagagagagagagagagagtagcggcCCTCACCTGTCCTCCACGGCAGTCCTCACCTGTGTGTTTGTACCTGTGTTCCCCTCTCGTCGCCTGGAcacgctctctcactctctctctctctctctctctctctctctctctctctctctcggtggtttcttcaattttgcttttttattgagtttaaatatttattctccttcttttatttctttctttctttcttcttcttcttcgtcttcttcttctctttactttcttaaAACAAAAGgtcattctcctctcctcctcctcctcctcctcttcctcctcttcctcctcctcctcctcctcctactactactactactactactactacgaaatgACAATACAATGACTTTTAAAATAGGATAAccttctacagagagagagagagagagagagagagagagagagagagagagattcctattGTCTTTGTAATAAACTAGGAATTCCTAAGCTTGCGCGcttgcactcacacacacacacacacacacacacacacacacacataccttttctctctttaaagaATTTGCACTGAAGGAATaccacagacagagagagagagagagagagagagagagagagagagagagagagagagagaggtattgaaCTATATCTTAAGTGGAGcgcgtatgtatgtgtgtgtgtgtgtgtgtgtgtgtgtgtgtgtgtgtgtgtgtgtgtgtgtgtgtgtgtgtgtgtgttggctattGTATGCTTTTCTCAGTatcaccaaacaaacacacacacacacacaccgcgtagtgtaatggttagcacggtCGGCTCCCAACCGAGAGGGCCCTGGTTCGAGTCTCGGGAAGCGGCGAGTCAAATTGgcttgtgtgttaatgtgtgttgtgtgttgaggtagcagtaaataggtacagggtgtaactggagtggaggggttgtggcctcgctgtcccggtgtgtggagtgtgttgtggtctcagtcctgcccgaagatcggtctatgtctctatgagctctgacctcgctccgtaatggggaagactggcggggtgaccagcagccgaccgaggtgaattacacacacacacacacacacatagcatttgaaggttaaagtgtgtgtgtgtgtgtgtcattcatttAGTTAGTTGAAATATGCAtatctgagtgagtg
Protein-coding sequences here:
- the LOC123519682 gene encoding nucleolin-like; its protein translation is MGAGSAKGVQPEEVEDEVDSFSSTSTDQWEGEDETPAPVAPPAPVAPPAPAKSKPKPPAAPPDAPKAGTSVARIENEEEKKDKTKKKTTFGFNLRREQTVDKADDVHESSDEEGEKEKKGGDKGEKGKEKKGFRLFGWRKDEKKPEKDEALDEDIDELEKTFDSLGIVGKNMWGGEGREEKKQEREEVVLSPMRKRKNIRGRGKAAGQANGSSSGSNASKRTFKFSWETDKQNSPPKDDADEWEYKAMVIEGFDIEKFRKANHKESVFDSNSLPNVVGGEDESGANTASPPLRYDQTEQYILASIEREFAN